The genome window TTTTTCATTTTGATATTTTTCATAAAAGTCAGCCATGCTGATATTAGTTACCATATTCTACTCCTTCTGGGTTAGCCATTTTGTATAGTGAATAAGCGCCGTCAAAGTTTTGGACGGTAAATCCTGCTTGTTTAAGGATACGCTCTGCGATATAGCTGCGTAAACCACTGTGGCAGCTAACGATATAGGCTTGGTTCTTGTCTAGTTCATCCAAGCGTTCTCGTAGTTCATTTAGGGGGATATGAATGGTATCGACTTTGAGTCGACCACTCTGGAATTCGCCACTTGTCCGTACATCTAGGAATTTCTTACCAGTAGCCAGTTCGTCTTCGAGCTGGTGCCATTGAATATTGTCGCTGAGACCTTCGATAAGGTTCAAGGCTGCGTAGCCCAGCATATTGACGGGATCCTTGGCAGAGCCAAATGGTGGCGCATAGGTAAACTCTAACTCTGGTAAGTCAAAGACGGTGAGATTTCCCTTGATAGCAGTTGCTAGGATATCGATTCGTTTGTCAACACCTTTCTTCCCAACTCCTTGGGCACCATAGATTTTTCCAGTGTTTGGGTCAAAGAGGAGCTTCAAGGTCATATCAGTAGCGCCGGGATAATAACCAGCGTGGTCTTTACCGCTGACATGAAGGGCCTTGTAAGGAAGTTGATTCATGCTAAGGATACGCTCGCTGAGACCAGTCGAAGCAGCTGTCATATCAAAGGCACGAACGATTGCAGTGCCGATACTGCCCTTGTTTGTACGGCCGAGTCCTGCGATGACGTCCGCCACTTGGCGTCCCTGACGATTGGCAGGAGAAGCTAGAGAGATGAGGGCATCTTGGCCAGTAATCTCTTGCTTGACGACGATGGCATCTCCAACTGCAAAAATATCTTTTTGACTGGTTTCGTAGTTTTCGTTGACGAGAATCCCACCACGGAGTCCCAGTTCAATCCCCGCTGCCTGAGCCAGTCCATTTTCAGGTTCAACACCTACAGAAAGGATGGTGAGGTCAGAAGCAATCTTTTGACCGTTTTCGAGAACGATGGTTTTTCCTTGATCTTCAAATCGAGTCGCAGACTGAGAAGTGATAACGCGAACGCCGTTTTTGACCAATTCTGCTTGGACAAAGGCCGCCATTTCCTGATCTAATGGTGGCAAGACATGGGGTGCTTTCTCCACGATGGTGACTTGCAATCCACGTTTTGCCAGATTTTCAGCCATTTCAAGCCCGATAAAGCCTGCACCGATAACGACAGCTTCTTTTGGATGATTGTCCAAGGCTGCCATAATCTCATTGAGGTCAGGAACATTGCGAAGCGTGTAGGCATTCTTAGCTTCTGCCAAGCCTTCAATGGTAGGGACAAATGGTTTAGCTCCTGGGGAGAGGATCAGCTTGTCGTAGCTTTCTGTGAATTCCTGTCCATCATGCCGCACCGTCACAGTGTGTTCTTCTGGCGAAATCTGGATAACCTCGTGAAATGGCCGCACATCGAGATTAAAGCGTGCCCTGAGACTTTCAGGAGTTTGGACCAATAAACTATCACGGTTTGCAATTTCTCCTGAAACATAGTAAGGAAGTCCGCAGTTTGCAAAGGAAACAAAGGGACCTTTCTCAAAAATAATGATCTCAGCGTCTTCCATGAGGCGTCTGAGACGGGTTGCTGCTGACATACCGCCTGCAACTCCTCCGACAATGATAATTTTCATTGACTTTCTCCTTTATACTTCTAGATGACCTTACCTGTCCAAGCGCTCATACCGCCTCGAACATTGACGACATCGTAACCTTTTTTCTTTAGCTTCTTCGCAGCCAGTTTGCTTCGTACACCAGAATGACAAATGACATAAAGTGTTTCTTTTGTCGCAGGTGTGTAAGATCCGATTTCCGTTAAAGGAACATTTTTTGCATTTTTGATATGACCTCTACGGAATTCCATAGGCGTCCGAACATCTAGTAGCTGAATTGGTTCTCTGAGTTTAGCTTCTAACTCGCTGGTAGAAATACTGTCAATTTTTGTAAATAAGTGAAACATAGGCACCTCCAAATATACCCTTATGGGGTATATTAAACCATGAAGTCAATCTTTTGTCAAGCAAGTTGTTTTGACTTGGGAGGGGATTTGTTTCGAGAGTCTAGAAAGCAGGCTATTCTTGACCTTTCAGAGGCTTTTTGATATGATGGGGCCAAAGTAAGTATGAGGTGATAAGATGACTAGCGAATACCAGAAAATGATAGCAGGGGAGCCTTACCGTCCGTCGGATCCAGAATTACGGGCCTTGGCTCAGACAGCACGTCAGAAGCAGGCTGATTTCAATCAGGAGCTAGATCCCTTAAAAGGTGCGGAGATTATCAAGACTTGGTTTGGTTCAACTGGGCAAAATCTCTATGTCAATCCACGCCTGGTGGTCGATTATGGGGTCAACATCCATCTAGGGGAAAATTTTTATTCTAATTGGAACTTGACCATGCTGGATGTTTGTCCGATTCGCATCGGGAACAACGCCATGCTTGGCCCCAACTGTCAGTTTTTAACCCCACTCCACCCACTGGATCCGCATGAACGCAATTCAGGGGTCGAATACGGCAAGCCCATCACCATCGGAGATAATTTCTGGGCTGGAGGTGGTGTCATTGTCCTTCCTGGGGTGACACTGGGTAATAATGTCGTCGCTGGAGCAGGGGCCGTGATTACCAAGTCCTTTGGAGACAATGTCGTCCTAGCTGGCAATCCTGCGCGTGTGATTAAGGAAATACCTGTGAAATAGAAGTGAAAAGGAACAGCTAGGGCTGTTCTTTTTATGAGTTTTAGTCTTATAAATTTTTCTTCTTTTTGGCTTTCTTGGTCAAGGAGACATCGCACTGGGGGATGTTGGTTTTAAAAATCTATTAAAGGTATTTTAGCGTTCAAAAATTGTTTCTAGCAGTCCTTTCTAAAAAATTACTAGACGAAATCTAATCCAAACTGAATTTAAGGAAACTTTCAGAAAAGTTTTAGTTTTGTTTCAGGAATCTTCTGTAGACTGTCTAGCTATATCATACGAAGGAGAGGAAAAAGGTATGAAATCAAAAAAATGGACCCTACTCGTAACGAGTTTAACGGCAATGGTACTGATGGCAGCATGTTCCCAGTCAACAACTACATCCAATACCAATGCGACGACAAATAGTGCAACAACAACTGCAACAAAGACAAACCAATCATCCTATTTTACAGAGAAGGACAATGATACTTCTTATGATGAAAGCACAGCTTCTAAGATTGAGTTATCTGGCTCATCTGCAAACGTCTCTGGAGAAGGGGTGACAGTCTCTGAATCAACAGTGACCATCACAAAATCTGGGACCTATGTAATTTCAGGTCAGTCTGACGGAGTGCAGATCAAGGTCGAGGCAGATAAGTCGGCAGATGTTCACCTAGTCCTAAAAGGTGCGACCATGACCAATACCAATGCAGCGATATCTGCGACATCAGCTGGCCACGTCTACTTGACTTTAGCAGAGGGGACCACCAACAGTCTCTCTGACTCAAGCTCTAACAGTGACGAAAAAGCAGACGCAGCTCTCTTTTCTAAGGTGGATTTGACCATCAACGGGAAAGGAACTCTCAATGTAGATGGCAAGAAGAACAATGGTATCAAGGCCAACGACGCCCTCCACATCACGGGTGGAACCTATAACATCACAGCAATTGGCGATGCCTTTAATGTCAATGATGAACTCAACATCACTGGTACGACCATGACTATCGATGCCAAAGAAGATGGCGTAAAGGTGGACAATGACGAGGATACTTCAGTCGGAACCATGTACCTATCCAACAACAACATCACCGTCACAGCAGGAGATGATGGCATCCACGCAGCAGGAGATGATGGCATCCACGCATCAGGTGATTTGGTTATCGATAGTGGTACCTACACCGTCAAGAATTCGACAGAAGGACTTGAAGGTAAGTCCATCACTATCAACGGTGGGGACATTAGCATCTATTCGACAGATGATGGAGTCAATGCAGCCAACAAAAATGCCCAACAGAGTGAAATCTTCTTCACCATGAACGGTGGGAACCTGACAGTAGAAGTCGGTCAAGGAGATACAGACCCAATTGACTCAAACGGCAATATCACGGTCACAGGCGGAACCATTAAAATGATTGGTCAAACAGGTTTTGACTTTGATGGAACAGCGACCTACACAGGCGGGGATATCTATCTCAACGGTGAAAAACAAACGGAAATTGTCAACTCTATGCCTG of Streptococcus oralis contains these proteins:
- a CDS encoding FAD-dependent oxidoreductase, with translation MKIIIVGGVAGGMSAATRLRRLMEDAEIIIFEKGPFVSFANCGLPYYVSGEIANRDSLLVQTPESLRARFNLDVRPFHEVIQISPEEHTVTVRHDGQEFTESYDKLILSPGAKPFVPTIEGLAEAKNAYTLRNVPDLNEIMAALDNHPKEAVVIGAGFIGLEMAENLAKRGLQVTIVEKAPHVLPPLDQEMAAFVQAELVKNGVRVITSQSATRFEDQGKTIVLENGQKIASDLTILSVGVEPENGLAQAAGIELGLRGGILVNENYETSQKDIFAVGDAIVVKQEITGQDALISLASPANRQGRQVADVIAGLGRTNKGSIGTAIVRAFDMTAASTGLSERILSMNQLPYKALHVSGKDHAGYYPGATDMTLKLLFDPNTGKIYGAQGVGKKGVDKRIDILATAIKGNLTVFDLPELEFTYAPPFGSAKDPVNMLGYAALNLIEGLSDNIQWHQLEDELATGKKFLDVRTSGEFQSGRLKVDTIHIPLNELRERLDELDKNQAYIVSCHSGLRSYIAERILKQAGFTVQNFDGAYSLYKMANPEGVEYGN
- a CDS encoding rhodanese-like domain-containing protein, with the protein product MFHLFTKIDSISTSELEAKLREPIQLLDVRTPMEFRRGHIKNAKNVPLTEIGSYTPATKETLYVICHSGVRSKLAAKKLKKKGYDVVNVRGGMSAWTGKVI
- a CDS encoding sugar O-acetyltransferase, producing the protein MTSEYQKMIAGEPYRPSDPELRALAQTARQKQADFNQELDPLKGAEIIKTWFGSTGQNLYVNPRLVVDYGVNIHLGENFYSNWNLTMLDVCPIRIGNNAMLGPNCQFLTPLHPLDPHERNSGVEYGKPITIGDNFWAGGGVIVLPGVTLGNNVVAGAGAVITKSFGDNVVLAGNPARVIKEIPVK
- a CDS encoding carbohydrate-binding domain-containing protein: MKSKKWTLLVTSLTAMVLMAACSQSTTTSNTNATTNSATTTATKTNQSSYFTEKDNDTSYDESTASKIELSGSSANVSGEGVTVSESTVTITKSGTYVISGQSDGVQIKVEADKSADVHLVLKGATMTNTNAAISATSAGHVYLTLAEGTTNSLSDSSSNSDEKADAALFSKVDLTINGKGTLNVDGKKNNGIKANDALHITGGTYNITAIGDAFNVNDELNITGTTMTIDAKEDGVKVDNDEDTSVGTMYLSNNNITVTAGDDGIHAAGDDGIHASGDLVIDSGTYTVKNSTEGLEGKSITINGGDISIYSTDDGVNAANKNAQQSEIFFTMNGGNLTVEVGQGDTDPIDSNGNITVTGGTIKMIGQTGFDFDGTATYTGGDIYLNGEKQTEIVNSMPGGGGPNGGPQGGGPAPGGQG